A single region of the Selenomonas sp. oral taxon 920 genome encodes:
- a CDS encoding MinD/ParA family protein, with translation MTDQATRLRQMVSSETAVPASLAQAEAWANVRVIAVTSGKGGVGKTNLAVNLAIALQQRGHRVLVIDADLGMANVDILLGTTSRRHLLDLLQPEVKLDDVIVETVHGVQYISGGSGIEKALEYDHAEKVMLQQKLADCAVRADLILVDTGAGLGRNVMDFILAADEVLLVTTPEPTSLTDAYAVMKAYSIYATQKNLRLVINRVYEQKESREVALKLQRAAEKFLHMSVDCLGYVFEDTSVTKAVRKQTPLLKATPNAAAARCIDALAETLLTGSEMHVKRGWKGFLQQIFKFST, from the coding sequence ATGACGGATCAGGCAACGCGGCTGCGCCAAATGGTCAGTTCGGAGACGGCAGTGCCCGCCTCGCTCGCACAGGCAGAGGCGTGGGCGAACGTGCGCGTGATTGCGGTCACGAGCGGCAAGGGGGGCGTTGGAAAGACCAACCTTGCCGTCAACCTTGCGATCGCCCTTCAGCAGAGGGGGCACCGCGTTCTTGTCATCGATGCCGATCTCGGCATGGCAAATGTGGATATTCTCCTCGGAACCACATCGCGCAGGCATCTGCTCGATCTCCTGCAGCCGGAGGTAAAACTCGACGATGTCATTGTCGAGACGGTACACGGCGTTCAGTATATCTCCGGCGGCTCCGGCATTGAAAAAGCACTCGAGTACGACCATGCGGAGAAGGTCATGCTGCAGCAAAAACTTGCCGATTGTGCTGTACGTGCGGATTTGATTCTGGTCGATACGGGCGCAGGACTTGGGCGCAATGTCATGGACTTCATCCTTGCAGCCGACGAGGTGCTGCTCGTAACGACGCCGGAACCGACATCGCTTACAGATGCCTACGCCGTCATGAAGGCGTACAGCATCTACGCAACGCAGAAAAATCTTCGACTTGTCATCAATCGCGTTTATGAGCAGAAGGAGAGCCGAGAGGTGGCTCTGAAACTGCAGCGTGCTGCCGAGAAATTTCTCCACATGTCTGTGGATTGTCTCGGCTATGTCTTTGAGGATACATCGGTCACGAAGGCAGTACGCAAACAGACACCCCTCCTGAAGGCGACACCGAATGCCGCGGCGGCACGCTGTATTGACGCACTCGCAGAGACTCTGCTTACGGGCAGTGAGATGCATGTGAAACGGGGATGGAAAGGTTTTTTACAGCAAATTTTTAAGTTTTCGACGTAG